One Salvia splendens isolate huo1 chromosome 12, SspV2, whole genome shotgun sequence genomic window carries:
- the LOC121757315 gene encoding bax inhibitor 1-like produces the protein MDSFSSFFDSQSSSRNRWSYDSLKNFRQISPVVQTHLKQVYLSLCCALLASAVGVYLHILWNMGGTLTSLGCMGCIFWLLATPFHQEKKKVSLLMAAALLEGASIGPLVELAIEFDTSILISAFVGCSLAFGCFSGAAMVARRREYLYLGGLLSSGLSILLWLHFASSIFGGSMALFKFELYFGLLVFVGYIVVDTQDIIEKAHLGDLDYVNHSLTLFTDFVAVFVRVLIIMLKNASEKEEKKKRRN, from the exons ATGGATTCATTTTCTTCCTTCTTCGATTCGCAATCCTCCTCTCGTAACAGATGGAGTTATGATTCGCTCAAGAATTTCCGCCAGATTTCTCCCGTTGTTCAAACACATCTTAAACAG GTGTATCTCTCTCTATGTTGTGCATTGTTGGCATCAGCAGTTGGGGTTTATCTCCACATTCTTTGGAACATGGGTGGAACTCTCACTTCTCTTGGATGCATGGGCTGTATCTTTTGGCTGCTAGCTACCCCATTTCACCAAGAG AAAAAGAAAGTCTCCCTTCTCATGGCAGCTGCGCTCCTTGAAGGAGCCTCAATTGGTCCTCTGGTTGAACTGGCCATTGAATTTGACACAAG CATCTTGATTAGTGCTTTTGTTGGTTGTTCTCTGGCCTTTGGTTGTTTTTCTGGAGCTGCAATGGTTGCTAGACGTAGAGAGTACTTGTACCTTGGTGGTCTGCTTTCTTCCGGGCTCTCCATCCTACTTTGGTTGCACTTTGCTTCCTCAATTTTCGGTGGTTCCATGGCTCTATTCAAATTTGAG TTGTATTTTGGACTCTTGGTGTTTGTGGGCTACATCGTAGTTGATACCCAGGATATAATTGAGAAAGCACACTTGGGAGACCTGGACTATGTGAATCATTCTCTTACCTTGTTTACTGATTTTGTTGCTGTCTTTGTACGAGTTCTTATCATTATG TTGAAGAATGCATctgagaaagaagaaaagaagaagaggaggaactGA